The Chitinophaga niabensis genomic interval AAAGTTTTGTGCATTGAACCCTATGCCGGATTCAGCTCCGGAATATTTGATGATATGTGGAACACCCACCTGCCTGGCCGTGTCAATAAAAGCCTGCTGGGTTTCTACCATTTTGTCAAGAGCAGAACTGATCAGCAAAGTTTTGTCTATTCCCTTCAAGGCATCCCGATAGGTTTCGGGAAACAATAAATCTCCAATATGTACTTCCACATTTGCATACTTCGATAGTTCTCCTGCCTTCGCCTTGCTCCTAACCAGGGCTCTAACAGGAATATTTTGCCTGGAGAGTTCTTTGATGATTATTGAACCACTTAAGCCTGAAGCTCCGGTAACCAATATTTTTGACATTTTACTGCTCTTTTAAGTTAATGGGGAAGTTTTATGCCGTTAATCAAAGTCCTAGTTTTGGTTTAATCCAGGCAACATATCTGGCAATTGCATCATTTGCTTCAGGCGCCCTCCCAACTGCCATGTGCCAGGTATGTTGCATACGCGGAAAGATGTCAATCGAAGCATCTACACCCGCTTTTTTTGCAAGTTCAATGAGTTTGATATTATCATCCAATAGCAATTCATCTCCACCCACCTGGATGTAAATTGGCGGAAGACCTGAAAGATCTGCATAAAGAGGATTGGCATAAATATCTTTCGGATCCCCTTTTTCTCCCAGAAACATTTGCGTGATTTGAATAACCCATTCTTTGGTAAAAAGTAAATCTTTACCCAGGTTACTGATCATGGATGCGCCACTTACTTCCATATCAAAATATGCGCAAAACGGCATTGATGCCGCAGGCAGGGTAATTCCTCTATCCCTGGCCAGGAGCATTGTGGTGATGGCCAAATTACCTCCCGCAGAATCGCCGGTAAATGCAATATCCTTGGGGTTTATTCCTCCTTCATTGATGAGCCATTCGTACGCACTCAGGGCATCATTTACCTGTGCAGGATGCGAAAATTCCGGAGAGCGCCGGTAATTTAATATCAATGCCCGGCAACCTATATTTTTAGCAAAATGCGCAAACAGTTTTCTGTGCGTGTACATTGATCCGCTGAAAAAACCACCTCCATGAAAACAAAGCAACACTTTTTCCGTGTTCGCCTTTTTAGGTATCGCCCACATAGCAGGCACACCTCCCGCAATTGTTTCAACATAGTCTACTTCTCCTGGCTCAGCTGT includes:
- a CDS encoding alpha/beta hydrolase; protein product: MVQETIEPSKKVKAVGNWWLKVQEASKEHQSLDDAREFNESWQALTAEPGEVDYVETIAGGVPAMWAIPKKANTEKVLLCFHGGGFFSGSMYTHRKLFAHFAKNIGCRALILNYRRSPEFSHPAQVNDALSAYEWLINEGGINPKDIAFTGDSAGGNLAITTMLLARDRGITLPAASMPFCAYFDMEVSGASMISNLGKDLLFTKEWVIQITQMFLGEKGDPKDIYANPLYADLSGLPPIYIQVGGDELLLDDNIKLIELAKKAGVDASIDIFPRMQHTWHMAVGRAPEANDAIARYVAWIKPKLGL